The proteins below come from a single Kitasatospora sp. NBC_00315 genomic window:
- the ligD gene encoding non-homologous end-joining DNA ligase, producing MAGAVELDVAGRAVRLSNPDKVYFPERGYTKLDVAQYYLAVADGVLRGLRERPTTLQRFPDGVTGEFFYQKRAPKGLPDWLPTATINFPSGRSADEICPTEPAAVLWAANLGCLTFHPWPVRRADTEHPDELRIDLDPQPGTDFHDAARAAHELRQLLTEHGMQGWPKTSGGRGLHVYVPLEPRWTFTDGRHAVIALGRLLEQRMPGRVTTAWWKEERGEKIFVDYNQMARDRTIASAYSLRARPGATASTPLRWEELDDASPEDFDLRTVPARFAEVGDLQAGMDGQAFSLEPLLELYERQAKDEGLGELPYPPDHPKAAGEPPRVQPSRARKH from the coding sequence ATGGCTGGAGCTGTGGAACTGGACGTGGCCGGTCGCGCCGTACGGCTGTCGAACCCGGACAAGGTGTACTTCCCCGAGCGCGGGTACACCAAGCTGGACGTCGCTCAGTACTATCTGGCGGTCGCCGACGGCGTGCTGCGGGGGCTGCGCGAGCGCCCGACCACCCTGCAGCGCTTCCCGGACGGCGTAACGGGCGAGTTCTTCTACCAGAAGCGCGCTCCCAAGGGCCTGCCCGACTGGCTGCCGACGGCGACCATCAACTTCCCGAGCGGGCGCTCGGCCGACGAGATCTGCCCCACCGAGCCCGCCGCCGTGCTGTGGGCGGCCAACCTCGGCTGCCTGACCTTCCACCCCTGGCCGGTCCGCCGTGCCGACACCGAGCACCCGGACGAGCTGCGGATCGACCTCGACCCGCAGCCCGGCACGGACTTCCACGACGCCGCCCGGGCCGCCCACGAGCTGCGCCAGCTGCTGACCGAGCACGGAATGCAGGGCTGGCCCAAGACCTCCGGCGGCCGCGGACTGCACGTCTACGTCCCGCTGGAGCCGCGCTGGACGTTCACCGACGGCCGGCACGCCGTGATCGCCCTCGGCCGCCTGCTGGAGCAGCGGATGCCCGGGCGGGTGACCACCGCGTGGTGGAAGGAGGAGCGGGGCGAGAAGATCTTCGTCGACTACAACCAGATGGCCCGCGACCGGACCATCGCCTCGGCGTACTCACTGCGCGCCCGGCCGGGCGCCACCGCCTCCACCCCGCTGCGCTGGGAGGAGCTGGACGACGCCTCGCCGGAGGACTTCGACCTGCGCACGGTGCCCGCGCGCTTCGCCGAGGTCGGCGACCTGCAGGCGGGCATGGACGGACAGGCCTTCTCGCTGGAACCGCTGCTGGAGCTGTACGAGCGGCAGGCGAAGGACGAGGGCCTCGGCGAGCTGCCCTACCCTCCGGACCACCCCAAGGCGGCCGGCGAGCCGCCCCGGGTCCAGCCCAGCCGCGCCCGCAAACACTGA
- a CDS encoding ATP-dependent DNA ligase — MDLPVMPPVAPMLAKAVPAIPPGMQYEGKWDGFRAIVFRDGDEVEIGSRTGKPLTRYFPELVTAFRRELPARCVVDGEIVIVRDGRLRFEELLERIHPAASRVRTLAERTPASFVGFDLLALGERSLLDEPLEIRRAALVEALAGAGDPVFTAPATTDLDLAGTWFSQFEGAGLDGVVAKPLDQPYRPGDRTMFKVKHGRTADCVVAGYREHKSGPVVGSLLLGLYDTDGRLQHVGVCAAFPMARRRELAEELAPLRTDGLTGHPWAAWADEQAQAGGRLPGAQSRWTGGKDLSWVPLRPERVCEVGYDHMEGTRFRHTVQFRSWRPDRTPESCTYEQLEEPVSYDLARVLGA; from the coding sequence ATGGACCTGCCTGTGATGCCCCCGGTCGCGCCGATGCTCGCGAAGGCCGTGCCCGCGATCCCGCCGGGCATGCAGTACGAGGGCAAGTGGGACGGCTTCCGCGCGATCGTCTTCCGGGACGGCGACGAGGTCGAGATCGGCAGCCGTACCGGAAAGCCGCTGACCCGGTACTTCCCCGAGCTGGTCACGGCCTTCCGCCGGGAGCTGCCGGCCCGCTGCGTGGTGGACGGCGAGATCGTGATCGTCCGGGACGGCCGGCTGCGCTTCGAGGAGCTGCTGGAGCGGATCCACCCGGCGGCCTCCCGGGTCCGGACCCTCGCCGAGCGCACGCCCGCGTCCTTCGTGGGCTTCGACCTGCTGGCGCTCGGCGAGCGCTCCCTGCTGGACGAGCCGCTGGAGATCCGCCGCGCCGCCCTGGTGGAGGCCCTGGCCGGAGCCGGCGACCCGGTCTTCACGGCCCCCGCCACCACCGACCTCGACCTGGCCGGCACCTGGTTCTCGCAGTTCGAGGGCGCGGGGCTGGACGGCGTGGTGGCCAAGCCGCTGGACCAGCCCTACCGGCCCGGCGACCGGACGATGTTCAAGGTCAAGCACGGGCGGACCGCCGACTGCGTGGTGGCCGGCTACCGCGAGCACAAGAGCGGGCCGGTGGTCGGCTCCCTGCTGCTCGGCCTGTACGACACCGACGGGCGGCTGCAGCACGTCGGCGTCTGCGCGGCCTTCCCGATGGCCCGCCGCCGTGAGCTCGCCGAGGAACTGGCCCCACTGCGGACCGACGGGCTCACCGGCCACCCCTGGGCCGCCTGGGCGGACGAGCAGGCACAGGCGGGCGGGCGGCTGCCCGGAGCGCAGAGCCGCTGGACGGGCGGCAAGGACCTCTCCTGGGTGCCGCTGCGCCCGGAGCGGGTCTGCGAGGTCGGCTACGACCACATGGAGGGCACCCGGTTCCGGCACACCGTCCAGTTCCGCTCGTGGCGGCCCGACCGGACGCCGGAGAGCTGCACCTACGAGCAGCTGGAGGAGCCGGTCTCCTACGACCTCGCACGGGTCCTGGGCGCGTAG